A genomic window from Camelina sativa cultivar DH55 chromosome 2, Cs, whole genome shotgun sequence includes:
- the LOC104744088 gene encoding transcription factor GTE7, with protein sequence MAPAVLATLNEPSYQEQCGAVFMRKSTNQSLPENTNSLHPLFNPNPNPNFDGSNSGKQFDDSSCFGSYVTFNVAGYSSNQLRELKKRFTSELEQVRILRERIESGTFETQQGYTLPEVPAVRSAPLNSFAGERNELGPKKKKQKKNMKKAALDPESEKVLAGMLNTCGQILVKLMKHKWAWVFNTPVDVVGLGLHDYHVIVKKPMDLGTVKLNLDKGLYVSPIDFAADVRLTFNNAMSYNPKGQDAYIMAEKLLDHFDGMFNPAFKKFEAQQLKLTGSSSRPEPEFKPEFRPEFKPESKQRQWNQNAMVANPRKGTEQISIAKKLDSVKPPQPTLPPQLVEPTRVQSPSPPPPPVVQPQPPLPQPVTEEVEAPPPDVSEVTKGRKGKLPKPKAKDPNKRLMTMEEKSKLGMNLQDLPVEKLGQLVQILKKRNGHLAQDGDEIELDIEAVDNETLWELDRFVTNYKKMASKIKRQGFIRNVTTPPRNMTSMAEMGSAEKRTRKGDAGEEDVDIGEDIPIEDYPSVEIERDGTAVAAAASSGSSSSGSSSSSSGSSSSESGSGGSSSGSDSDADSVQSPFVEAKEA encoded by the exons ATGGCACCGGCTGTTTTGGCTACCTTAAACGAACCGTCGTACCAGGAACAATGCGGCGCCGTTTTTATGAGGAAATCTACGAACCAATCCCTCCCCGAAAACACCAATAGCCTTCATCCTCTCttcaaccctaaccctaaccctaatttcGACGGGAGCAATTCGGGCAAGCAGTTCGATGATTCGTCTTGTTTCGGAAGCTACGTTACTTTTAATGTCGCTGGGTACTCCTCGAATCAGCTCAGGGAGTTGAAGAAGCGTTTCACCTCTGAGCTCGAGCAGGTTCGGATCTTGAGAGAACGGATCGAGTCAGGCACGTTCGAGACTCAGCAAGGTTATACTTTACCGGAGGTACCCGCCGTTCGTTCAGCTCCGTTGAACAGTTTCGCCGGTGAAAGGAATGAACTTggaccgaagaagaagaaacagaagaagaatatgaagaagGCTGCTTTGGATCCGGAGTCGGAGAAAGTGTTGGCTGGTATGTTGAATACTTGTGGTCAGATCTTGGTTAAGCTGATGAAGCATAAATGGGCTTGGGTGTTTAATACACCTGTTGATGTGGTTGGTTTAGGGCTTCATGATTATCATGTGATCGTGAAGAAACCTATGGATCTTGGTACGGTTAAGTTGAATCTTGATAAGGGGCTTTACGTTTCGCCGATTGATTTCGCTGCCGATGTGAGATTGACGTTCAACAATGCAATGTCGTATAATCCAAAGGGTCAAGATGCTTACATTATGGCTGAGAAGCTTCTGGATCATTTTGATGGAATGTTCAACCCTGCATTCAAGAAGTTCGAGGCTCAGCAGCTTAAGCTCACTGGTTCATCATCTCGTCCTGAACCTGAGTTCAAACCTGAGTTTAGACCTGAGTTTAAACCTGAGTCTAAGCAAAGACAGTGGAATCAGAACGCTATGGTGGCGAATCCTAGGAAAGGAACAGAGCAAATATCTATAGCTAAGAAGCTTGATTCAGTGAAGCCGCCACAACCTACATTGCCTCCTCAATTAGTCGAGCCTACACGTGTGCAATCTCCttctcctccgcctcctccgGTGGTTCAGCCTCAACCACCACTTCCGCAGCCGGTTACAGAAGAAGTTGAGGCACCTCCTCCTGATGTGAGTGAAGTTACAAAAGGGAGGAAAGGGAAGTTGCCGAAGCCTAAGGCAAAGGATCCAAACAAAAGGTTGATGACTATGGAGGAGAAGTCAAAGCTTGGTATGAACCTACAAGACTTGCCTGTTGAGAAGCTTGGACAGTTGGTTCAGATTCTCAAGAAGAGAAATGGACATTTGGCTCAAGATGGAGACGAAATTGAGCTAGATATTGAAGCTGTTGATAATGAGACTCTATGGGAGCTTGATCGGTTTGTGACAAATTACAAGAAGATGGCTAGCAAAATCAAGCGCCAAGGGTTTATCAGGAATGTGACAACTCCACCTAGAAACATG ACTTCGATGGCAGAAATGGGTAGTGCGGAGAAAAGAACAAGGAAAGGAGATGCAGGGGAAGAGGATGTTGACATTGGAGAAGACATACCAATAGAAGATTACCCATCAGTAGAGATTGAAAGAGATGGTACTGCTGTTGCAGCAGCTGCTAGTAGTGGCTCTAGTTCTTCAGGCAGTTCCAGTTCTAGTAGTGGTTCATCGTCTAGtg AATCAGGGTCAGGAGGGAGTTCATCAGGTAGTGATTCTGATGCAGATAGTGTCCAATCGCCATTCGTGGAAGCAAAAGAAGCTTAA
- the LOC104744105 gene encoding uncharacterized protein LOC104744105, protein MLSSLVAKRQSSVPLQIATRQLRKIKTEKSKLEEKKKDKEEDMVKLEKENGQSNLEISTLRRELEATKKAYQQQCLQMESQTNVATAGIEDRVKELEQMRKDASIAKIALEERVKELEELGKKANAAKTTLEEKLTQWY, encoded by the exons ATGCTATCTTCTCTTGTTGCAAAAAGGCAATCTTCTGTTCCTCTCCAG ATTGCTACGAGACAACTTCGAAAGATTAAG ACAGAAAAGTCCAAGctggaagaaaagaagaaagacaaagaagaagatatggttAAGCTAGAGAAAGAAAATGGTCAATCTAATCTTGAAATTTCTACTTTAAGGAGAGAACTGGAGGCAACCAAGAAAGCATATCAACAACAATGCTTGCAAATGGAAAGCCAGACAAACGTCGCTACTGCAGGTATCGAGGACAGGGTGAAAGAGCTTGAACAAATGAGAAAGGATGCAAGCATTGCAAAAATTGCCCTTGAGGAAAGGGTTAAGGAGCTTGAAGAGCTGGGGAAAAAGGCAAATGCTGCTAAAACGACCCTTGAGGAAAAACTTACACAATGGTACTGA
- the LOC104744114 gene encoding transcription factor bHLH93, whose translation MELSTQMNVYEELLVPTKQETTDNNINSLSFNGGFDHHHHHHHHHHQFFPNGYSIDHYLCFNNEEDDENTLLYPSSFMDLISQPPPLLLHQPPPLQPPSPPLSSSTAAAATFDYPFLEALQEIIDSSSSSPPLILQNGQEDNNNCFHNPTSSYPSPLMESDQSKSFSVGYCGGETTNKKKSKKLEGQPSKNLMAERRRRKRLNDRLSMLRSIVPKISKMDRTSILGDAIDYMKELLDKINKLQDEEQELGNSNNSHHSKLFGDLKDLNTNEPMVRNSPKFEIDRRDEDTRVDICCSPKPGLLLSTVNTLETLGLEIEQCVISCFSDFSLQASCSEGAEQRDFITSEDIKQALFRNAGYGGSCL comes from the exons atggaattgTCGACACAGATGAATGTGTATGAAGAGCTTCTTGTTCCAACAAAGCAAGAAACCACcgacaacaacatcaacagtCTAAGCTTTAACGGCGgatttgatcatcatcatcatcatcatcatcatcatcatcagttctTCCCAAATGGATATAGTATTGATCATTACCTCTGTTTCAAcaacgaagaagatgacgaaaATACCCTTCTATACCCTTCTTCTTTCATGGATCTAATCTCTCAACCTCCTCCACTACTTCTCCACCAACCACCACCGTTACAACCACCGTCTCCGCCGTTATCCTCCTCCACCGCAGCAGCAGCAACGTTCGATTACCCTTTTCTTGAGGCGTTGCAAGAGATAATcgactcttcttcctcttcgccACCATTGATCCTTCAGAATGGTCAAGAAGATAACAACAACTGCTTTCACAATCCCACGTCGTCGTATCCTTCACCATTGATGGAGTCTGATCAGAGCAAGAGCTTCAGTGTTGGTTACTGTGGAGGAGAGacaacaaacaagaagaagagtaagaaactCGAAGGCCAACCTTCCAAGAATCTCATGGCGGAGAGACGTCGGAGAAAACGACTTAACGATCGTCTCTCTATGCTCCGATCCATCGTCCCAAAAATCAGTAAg atGGACAGGACATCGATATTAGGAGATGCCATAGATTACATGAAGGAGCTtttagacaaaatcaacaaattacAAGATGAGGAACAAGAACTTGGAAATAGCAACAATTCACATCACTCTAAGCTCTTCGGTGATCTCAAGGATCTTAATACAAACGAACCTATGGTCAGAAACTCACCAAAG TTTGAAATAGATAGGAGAGATGAGGATACTCGAGTTGATATATGTTGCTCACCGAAACCGGGATTGCTTCTATCTACTGTTAATACATTAGAGACTCTAGGCTTGGAGATTGAACAATGTGTTATAAGCTGCTTCAGTGATTTCTCTTTGCAGGCTTCTTGTTCTGAG GGAGCTGAGCAGAGAGATTTCATTACCTCGGAAGATATAAAGCAAGCATTATTCAGAAACGCAGGTTATGGAGGAAGTTGCTTGTAA